Genomic window (Musa acuminata AAA Group cultivar baxijiao chromosome BXJ1-9, Cavendish_Baxijiao_AAA, whole genome shotgun sequence):
TGTTGATGTACTATCTACATGTCATCCATACATCATGCACATGAATGTTAGATTGACAATTCACCAATGATATGTCCAAGTCCTCGACTTATTTGTATCTCCCTGTTACCTTTGAAACAGAAAGGTTTATAGCACATCAGAGAATTGGAAGCAAATAAATCACTGAAAGATTCATGGATAGAGAGCTGAGAGGTTGACAGAATTATAAATGTGAAAATGGTCTTGTTTCTTTATTTCTTGGACAATAACAGATCTATATATGTTTTTCCAGAAGATGTATAGGAGTTTAGATGGTATATCCAGAATAACATATTATTCATTTCTTAGACTTATTTTCGTGGTAATATTAATTGAAGAACTTAGACTGTTATGCTCAGCAACATGATGGCTTGAATCATCAAAACAACCTTAGATCATTATGAATTGTTGTGCAACATGAGAAATTTCTTGTGTGGTAGCTATCCTTTGaccacaattatatatatatttttcttttttttaagggAATCATATCGATCTGCTTTATCTTGTTGTTGAAATCCTTTGCAGCCCACTGAGATCTATCTCCCTGTTTAATTACTACCAAATGGATGCACAATCGAGTAGCCTATGGGTTGGCCAAATCATTATCCCTTGAATTAAAATCTAAATCTGTGTCCACGGCAATCAAAGCAGGAATCTCTGCACCCCGGTGGCCAATCAACGGACTATTATCTCCCTTTCGGTGTCACATCACGGATGAAGAAGATAAATGATATGGGTCACGTCAAGGTTTGGTTACAGAGGGACGATGCTCAATTAGGAGACGAAACCATGACAAGGAAAGCACGAAGAGGACAAGACGTGCCGTGCCGTGCCGTTCTCTGTATGTGTTCTTCGCCCACGTCACCGGCTGCAAACCACCGTACACTCAGCAGGAGGAGGCGACGATCTAGTTTTTGCGTTTGGTGTCAGATCAAGAGCGTTTGCTAAAAGCAAGCTCACTCTGACCTGATCCGTTCATGTAATCGGTGGGACAAAGCAACATGTTGAGAGAAGATGCTTTACACGAAGTGGATCACTAAGATGCAGGCAGTGCTCATTAGTATTCctttgaataaaaaatataaatgatataaataaagtttaattttataataaactGGCAAAAATCTATGCTGATAAAACTAATTAATGCTTTCTAAAATATCTCAGAAGGGATTTTTGAGATTTTGAATCTTCAACTTCGATTAAGATAAAGTTGGATATATCATCATCGGATGAGAAGGAAGCACAGCACACAGATGTCACTCCACAAAGCACTGGGCACCACATGTGAGGAGCTCATCGGTAAAGTGGATCAAAAGCTCTGTTGATCCATATGTTTTTGTTCTCTGTGCACTGTGTAATGATCACTCgttatgtctctctctctctctctctctctctctgtaggaTAATATGtgggtgtgagagagagagagagagagagagagaaagagatctatTGAATGGACTTCACATGTGTGCACGAGGTGGGCAACGGCGCTTGCGAGGACGGAGGCACAGTGTAATCATGGACGTGGGAGGCTTTGCGACCATTAAATacaacttctctctctctctctctaaacttcTCTTCCTTCTCGTTGCAGAACGTACAAAGGGGTTGATCGTGGGATCCAACTTGGGAAGATGTATAGGTTGATGATGATATGGGCGACTTTAATGGTGCTTTTGATGGCAGCGATCATTTCACAGACTCGGAGGATGAGGAGAAGCCACAAGAGAGCTCGGCTCCCTGCAGGGTCCCCGGGTTGGCCGCTCGTCGGCGAGACCTTCGAGTTCGTCTCCTGCGCCTACTCGCCTCGGCCGGAGAGCTTCATGGACAAGCGTCGACTCTTGTGCGTTCCCCTTCCCCCCATTCCATCGTATCCTTTCTCGTGATTTCATGCGATGCGGTTCATCTTGAGTCGGTCGTTGACGTATTGATGTTTAGGTACGGGAAGGTGTTCAGGTCGCATCTCTTCGGCAGCCCGACGATCGTGTCGACGGACGCAGACGTCAGCAGGTGGGTGCTGCAGAGCGACGGGCGGTCGTTCGTGCCGTCGTATCCGAAATCCCTCACGGAGCTGATGGGGAAATCCTCCATCCTACTGATCAACGGGAACCTCCAAAGACGAGTCCATGGCCTCATCGGCGCATTCTTCAAGTCGTCTGACCTCAAGGCTCAGATCACCAGAGACATGCAGTGCTACGTGCAGCAGTCCATGAGCAGCTGGAAGAACGAACGGCTCATCCACATCCAAGACGAGGCTAAACACGTTAGTCCTCGACCCCCCCACTTCCTTCCCCCCGTTCTTCCCCTCACTAATTCTACCCAGAAAAAGCTGAACCAGTTTGATCTGCCCGTCAGATCGTCTTCCAAATCCTAGTAAAAGGGCTGATTGGTCTACAGTCGGTGACGGAGACGCAATTCTTaaagcaacaattcaaagaatttaTTGCTGGTTTAATGTCTTTGCCTGTGAAGCTACCAGGAAGCAGACTCTATCGATCGCTGCAGGCAAGTGATCTACTCCTACGCTGATGCTGCCATTCGGCTGAAGCCCATGTATGACCAGGCCCTTAAAATGTTTCTCCTCACCAGGCAAAGAAGAAGATGGTGATGTTGATAAAgagcatcattctggagaagaggaagaacaaCTGCGGACGCACCCCGCTCGACGTCGTCGACGTCCTCATCAACGACGCCAGTGATCAGTTGACCGACGATCTCATATCGGACAACATGATCGATCTGATGATTCCAGCCGAGGATTCGGTGCCTGTTCTTGTGACACTTGCAGTCAAGTACCTCAGTGAATGTCCTCTTGCGCTCCAACAGTTGGAGGTACAGTTCATGATCATTAAACATGAGTCGTTG
Coding sequences:
- the LOC135586047 gene encoding cytochrome P450 90D2-like isoform X1; its protein translation is MDFTCVHEVGNGACEDGGTVTYKGVDRGIQLGKMYRLMMIWATLMVLLMAAIISQTRRMRRSHKRARLPAGSPGWPLVGETFEFVSCAYSPRPESFMDKRRLLYGKVFRSHLFGSPTIVSTDADVSRWVLQSDGRSFVPSYPKSLTELMGKSSILLINGNLQRRVHGLIGAFFKSSDLKAQITRDMQCYVQQSMSSWKNERLIHIQDEAKHIVFQILVKGLIGLQSVTETQFLKQQFKEFIAGLMSLPVKLPGSRLYRSLQAKKKMVMLIKSIILEKRKNNCGRTPLDVVDVLINDASDQLTDDLISDNMIDLMIPAEDSVPVLVTLAVKYLSECPLALQQLEEENMQLKKRRSLPGEDLQWTDYMSLSFTQDVITETLRLGNIISGIMRKAVRDVEIKGHFIPKGWCVFAYFRSVHLDENHYEEAYKFNPWRWKDKDMSTCSFTPFGGGQRLCPGLDLSRLEASIFLHHLVTNFTWVAEEDQIVNFPTVRMKRRMPIRVRRKT
- the LOC135586047 gene encoding cytochrome P450 90D2-like isoform X2, which encodes MDFTCVHEVGNGACEDGGTVTYKGVDRGIQLGKMYRLMMIWATLMVLLMAAIISQTRRMRRSHKRARLPAGSPGWPLVGETFEFVSCAYSPRPESFMDKRRLLYGKVFRSHLFGSPTIVSTDADVSRWVLQSDGRSFVPSYPKSLTELMGKSSILLINGNLQRRVHGLIGAFFKSSDLKAQITRDMQCYVQQSMSSWKNERLIHIQDEAKHIVFQILVKGLIGLQSVTETQFLKQQFKEFIAGLMSLPVKLPGSRLYRSLQAKKKMVMLIKSIILEKRKNNCGRTPLDVVDVLINDASDQLTDDLISDNMIDLMIPAEDSVPVLVTLAVKYLSECPLALQQLEEENMQLKKRRSLPGEDLQWTDYMSLSFTQDVITETLRLGNIISGIMRKAVRDVEIKGHFIPKGWCVFAYFRSVHLDENHYEEAYKFNPWRWKDKDMSTCSFTPFGGGQRLCPGLDLSRLEASIFLHHLVTNFTQKIKERERERMVEVS
- the LOC135586047 gene encoding cytochrome P450 90D2-like isoform X4, with product MDFTCVHEVGNGACEDGGTVTYKGVDRGIQLGKMYRLMMIWATLMVLLMAAIISQTRRMRRSHKRARLPAGSPGWPLVGETFEFVSCAYSPRPESFMDKRRLLYGKVFRSHLFGSPTIVSTDADVSRWVLQSDGRSFVPSYPKSLTELMGKSSILLINGNLQRRVHGLIGAFFKSSDLKAQITRDMQCYVQQSMSSWKNERLIHIQDEAKHLPGSRLYRSLQAKKKMVMLIKSIILEKRKNNCGRTPLDVVDVLINDASDQLTDDLISDNMIDLMIPAEDSVPVLVTLAVKYLSECPLALQQLEEENMQLKKRRSLPGEDLQWTDYMSLSFTQDVITETLRLGNIISGIMRKAVRDVEIKGHFIPKGWCVFAYFRSVHLDENHYEEAYKFNPWRWKDKDMSTCSFTPFGGGQRLCPGLDLSRLEASIFLHHLVTNFTWVAEEDQIVNFPTVRMKRRMPIRVRRKT
- the LOC135586047 gene encoding cytochrome P450 90D2-like isoform X3, with translation MYRLMMIWATLMVLLMAAIISQTRRMRRSHKRARLPAGSPGWPLVGETFEFVSCAYSPRPESFMDKRRLLYGKVFRSHLFGSPTIVSTDADVSRWVLQSDGRSFVPSYPKSLTELMGKSSILLINGNLQRRVHGLIGAFFKSSDLKAQITRDMQCYVQQSMSSWKNERLIHIQDEAKHIVFQILVKGLIGLQSVTETQFLKQQFKEFIAGLMSLPVKLPGSRLYRSLQAKKKMVMLIKSIILEKRKNNCGRTPLDVVDVLINDASDQLTDDLISDNMIDLMIPAEDSVPVLVTLAVKYLSECPLALQQLEEENMQLKKRRSLPGEDLQWTDYMSLSFTQDVITETLRLGNIISGIMRKAVRDVEIKGHFIPKGWCVFAYFRSVHLDENHYEEAYKFNPWRWKDKDMSTCSFTPFGGGQRLCPGLDLSRLEASIFLHHLVTNFTWVAEEDQIVNFPTVRMKRRMPIRVRRKT